The Arachis ipaensis cultivar K30076 chromosome B07, Araip1.1, whole genome shotgun sequence genome includes a window with the following:
- the LOC107609756 gene encoding cytochrome P450 714C2-like, with product MVLQFDPKFLTSIAWVGFAGLLVLLYNNLVVKPKRIRSKLSNQGINGPTPTFLLGNIREIMKACQLIITTSKSRSVEVPHLHEIAPLTFPFLNTWKQKYGQMFLFSIGSNQILYVDKPKVVRDIVTCASMDFGKPIYTQRELRPLLGQGIVSSNGTTWATQRKILAPEFYMEKVKGWITIIGESANSLLNQWSSIIEAQNGTADIKVDDYLLRFSGDVISKACFGSNYSKGEEIFSKLLALQDIMSKNVFSSMIPGMRYLPTKNNREAKSLERELKNCILEVVKQREKSCHRNRDFLQMLIEATKNSDLTQDATETFIVDNCKNIYLAGSETTSLSIVWCLMLLASNQEWQDRVRAEALEICNGRIPDSHMLSKMKQLTMVIHEALRLYPPVPVIPKEALEDMELGNIHVSKGVSIWIMCLTSHTDPELWGSDAYKFNPERFANGVSGACKLPHMYMPFGFGVRICLGKDLAMTEIKMMLSLILCNFTFTLSSKYIHSPAIKLLLVPQHGVHLLVKKLSTT from the exons ATGGTGCTGCAATTTGATCCCAAGTTTCTAACATCCATTGCATGGGTTGGTTTTGCTGGATTGTTGGTTCTTTTGTACAATAATCTTGTGGTGAAGCCAAAGAGGATTAGATCAAAGCTAAGTAATCAAGGTATAAATGGTCCAACTCCAACTTTTTTGCTTGGAAATATtagggagatcatgaaagctTGTCAACTCATCATCACTACTTCAAAGTCTCGTTCTGTTGAAGTCCCTCATCTTCATGAGATTGCTCCACTTACCTTCCCTTTCTTAAACACATGGAAGCAGAAATACG GTCAAATGTTCTTATTTTCCATTGGAAGCAATCAAATATTGTATGTGGACAAACCTAAGGTAGTGAGAGATATAGTTACATGCGCATCCATGGACTTCGGCAAGCCTATTTATACTCAGAGGGAACTACGACCTCTGCTTGGTCAGGGCATTGTGAGTTCCAATGGAACAACATGGGCCACTCAAAGAAAGATCCTTGCTCCAGAGTTTTACATGGAAAAAGTTAAG GGTTGGATAACTATAATAGGTGAATCTGCTAATTCTCTGTTAAACCAGTGGAGTAGTATCATAGAGGCACAAAATGGAACTGCAGATATAAAAGTTGATGATTACTTGCTAAGATTTTCTGGGGATGTTATTTCAAAAGCATGTTTCGGTAGCAACTATTCTAAGGGAGAAGAAATTTTCTCCAAACTTTTAGCACTGCAGGATATCATGTCAAAAAATGTCTTCAGTTCAATGATTCCAGGAATGAG ATACCTTCCAACAAAGAACAATAGAGAAGCAAAATCACTAGAAAGAGAGTTGAAAAATTGTATACTCGAAGTGGTTAAGCAGAGAGAGAAATCATGTCATCGCAACAGAGACTTTCTGCAAATGCTTATTGAGGCTACCAAAAACAGTGATCTCACTCAAGATGCCACTGAAACCTTTATTGTTGATAACTGCAAGAATATATATCTTGCAGGTTCCGAAACCACTTCACTTTCTATAGTATGGTGCCTTATGTTGCTGGCTTCAAATCAAGAGTGGCAAGATCGTGTTCGCGCCGAGGCACTAGAAATTTGCAACGGTAGAATTCCGGACTCTCATATGCTCAGTAAAATGAAGCAG CTAACAATGGTTATTCATGAAGCACTACGCCTTTATCCACCGGTACCTGTGATTCCAaaagaggccttagaggacatggAACTTGGCAACATCCATGTCTCAAAAGGTGTTTCAATTTGGATTATGTGTTTGACCTCACACACAGATCCAGAATTATGGGGATCTGATGCCTATAAATTCAATCCAGAGAGGTTTGCAAATGGAGTCAGTGGTGCATGTAAATTGCCACACATGTACATGCCATTTGGGTTTGGTGTAAGAATCTGTCTTGGAAAAGATTTGGCTATGACTGAAATCAAGATGATGTTAAGTCTTATTTTGTGTAACTTCACTTTCACCCTTTCTTCTAAGTATATTCATTCACCTGCTATTAAGTTGTTATTGGTGCCCCAACATGGAGTTCATTTGTTGGTTAAAAAACTATCAACTACTTAA